A DNA window from Pseudomonas sp. GD03919 contains the following coding sequences:
- a CDS encoding IS1595-like element ISAchd1 family transposase, with translation MKAVQFSRWMAQLSSLNPEQRDQLRSKLLPAARHSQDAIKAPSHCPHCQSRELRPWGSSGDLPRYRCKVCGKTSNALTGTPMARLRKRHLWQDYADALTQSLSVRKAAVHCGVSKNTAFLWRHRFLSRIADHQAQHASGIVEADETFFLESFKGQRELPRPPRRRGGSAKRRGLSAEQIPVLVVRDRSGQQADFKLEKLDAQHIGERLRPLIDADAILCTDSASVYAHFAKVEGITHRPINPSQNRRVDGAFHIQNVNAYDSRLKSWMIPFHGVATKYLTNYLGWRRLLERYKTQLNPLICLKEALGYRDMQQLTQT, from the coding sequence ATGAAAGCGGTTCAGTTTTCGCGGTGGATGGCACAGCTCTCCAGCCTCAACCCAGAGCAACGCGACCAGTTGAGATCCAAGCTCTTGCCAGCTGCCAGGCACTCGCAGGACGCAATCAAGGCCCCAAGCCATTGCCCGCATTGTCAATCGCGGGAACTGCGCCCCTGGGGTTCCAGTGGTGACTTGCCGCGATACCGCTGCAAGGTTTGCGGCAAAACCAGCAATGCCCTGACGGGCACCCCAATGGCGCGACTGAGAAAGCGCCATCTCTGGCAAGACTATGCGGACGCACTGACCCAGAGCCTGAGCGTGCGCAAGGCCGCCGTTCATTGTGGCGTCAGCAAAAACACAGCTTTCCTGTGGCGACATAGGTTTCTTTCTCGGATTGCCGATCACCAGGCCCAGCACGCGTCAGGCATTGTCGAAGCAGATGAAACCTTCTTCCTGGAGTCCTTCAAGGGGCAACGCGAACTGCCTCGACCGCCTCGTCGGCGCGGTGGCAGCGCCAAACGACGCGGACTGTCTGCCGAGCAAATTCCTGTGCTGGTGGTAAGAGATCGCAGTGGTCAGCAGGCAGACTTCAAGTTGGAAAAGCTGGATGCACAGCACATAGGGGAGCGGCTACGCCCGCTGATAGACGCGGATGCGATTCTCTGTACTGACAGCGCAAGTGTCTACGCCCATTTCGCCAAGGTTGAAGGCATCACTCACCGACCGATTAACCCGAGCCAGAATCGACGGGTTGATGGTGCTTTCCACATCCAGAACGTGAATGCCTACGACAGCCGACTCAAGAGCTGGATGATTCCTTTTCATGGTGTGGCCACCAAGTACCTAACGAACTACCTGGGCTGGCGCCGCCTGCTTGAGCGCTACAAAACACAGCTCAACCCATTGATTTGCTTGAAAGAGGCGTTGGGGTATAGGGATATGCAACAGTTAACTCAGACATAG
- a CDS encoding ATP-binding protein — protein sequence MIRQNLLAALDDSPVVLVNGARQTGKSTLIQNLGREATYYTFDDPAVLAAAQVDPFGFINALKGAVCLDEVQRAPGVFLAIKAAVDRDRTPGRFLLTGSANVLLLPQIADSLAGRMEVLNLWPLAQSEIERQPLSMIDRLFSGQMPDKCHFERQDFIARLSRGGYPEALSRSGERRREAWFESYLHTILQRDVRDLAQIEGLTEMPRLMQLLGARSGGLLNAAELSRSTGIPQTTLKRYLTLLETLFLVRQVPAWSSNLGKRLQKSPKLFVTDYGLMAHLQGLSEAGMAAGLGLPGDLVEDFVHAELVKHQSWSDLRTRLMHYRTSTGVEVDFVLENRRGDLVGIEVKAAATISGKDFNGLRHLREITPQQFKRGVVFYSGDQVVPFDEQLVAVPLALFWSD from the coding sequence ATGATCCGTCAAAACCTACTCGCAGCCCTGGATGATTCGCCGGTCGTGCTGGTCAACGGCGCCCGCCAGACCGGCAAGAGTACGCTGATCCAAAACCTCGGCCGCGAGGCGACTTACTACACCTTCGACGACCCGGCTGTGCTGGCAGCCGCGCAGGTTGATCCCTTCGGTTTCATCAACGCACTCAAGGGGGCGGTCTGTCTCGATGAGGTGCAGCGTGCTCCTGGGGTGTTCCTAGCGATCAAGGCGGCGGTGGATCGTGACCGTACCCCTGGGCGTTTCCTGCTGACCGGCTCGGCCAATGTGCTGTTGCTGCCGCAGATTGCCGACTCTCTAGCTGGGCGTATGGAGGTGCTGAACCTGTGGCCTTTGGCGCAAAGCGAAATCGAGCGTCAGCCCCTTAGCATGATTGATCGACTGTTCAGTGGCCAGATGCCGGATAAGTGCCATTTCGAGCGGCAGGACTTCATCGCGAGGCTGAGTCGTGGAGGCTATCCGGAGGCGCTGAGTCGTTCCGGCGAGCGGCGGCGGGAAGCCTGGTTCGAGAGTTATCTCCATACGATCTTGCAGCGTGACGTTCGCGACCTGGCCCAGATCGAAGGGCTGACGGAGATGCCGCGACTGATGCAGCTGCTGGGCGCCCGCAGTGGCGGACTGCTCAATGCCGCCGAGCTGTCGCGTTCGACGGGCATTCCGCAGACCACGCTCAAGCGCTATCTGACTCTGTTGGAGACCCTTTTTCTCGTGCGTCAGGTTCCGGCCTGGTCATCCAATCTCGGCAAACGACTACAGAAATCGCCCAAGCTGTTCGTGACCGACTACGGCTTGATGGCCCACTTACAGGGCTTGAGCGAAGCCGGCATGGCGGCTGGACTGGGGTTACCGGGGGACTTGGTGGAGGACTTCGTGCATGCCGAGCTGGTCAAGCATCAGAGCTGGTCAGATTTGCGTACGCGGCTGATGCATTACCGTACCTCCACCGGAGTAGAGGTGGACTTCGTGCTGGAGAACCGTCGTGGCGATCTGGTTGGCATCGAGGTCAAGGCAGCGGCCACTATCAGTGGCAAGGACTTCAACGGGCTTCGTCATCTACGCGAGATTACGCCGCAGCAGTTCAAGCGTGGCGTGGTGTTCTACTCGGGCGATCAGGTCGTGCCTTTCGATGAACAACTGGTGGCAGTGCCGCTCGCACTGTTTTGGTCAGATTGA
- the tnpA gene encoding IS200/IS605 family transposase: protein MDYRYGSHTVYQIEYHFVWVTKYRYKVLSGEVAERVRELVRQTCEAFEIRIVKGVVSKDHVHILVSSPPNLAPSEIMRRIKGRTASKLFEEFPHLKKRYWGQHFWGRGYFCATVGQMTEEMIKQYLEHHFEPSPNDNFRMEPD, encoded by the coding sequence ATGGATTACAGATACGGCAGTCATACGGTCTACCAGATCGAGTATCACTTTGTTTGGGTGACTAAGTACCGATACAAGGTGCTCAGCGGTGAGGTTGCTGAGCGAGTGCGAGAGCTGGTGAGACAGACGTGCGAAGCATTTGAAATTCGGATTGTGAAAGGTGTGGTGAGCAAGGATCACGTGCATATTCTGGTGAGCAGTCCGCCGAATTTGGCGCCGAGTGAGATCATGAGGCGGATCAAGGGGCGTACGGCGAGCAAGCTTTTCGAGGAGTTTCCCCATCTGAAAAAGCGCTATTGGGGGCAGCATTTTTGGGGTCGCGGGTACTTTTGCGCGACGGTTGGGCAGATGACGGAAGAGATGATCAAGCAGTATCTGGAGCATCATTTTGAGCCGAGCCCGAACGATAATTTCAGGATGGAGCCTGACTGA
- the tnpB gene encoding IS66 family insertion sequence element accessory protein TnpB (TnpB, as the term is used for proteins encoded by IS66 family insertion elements, is considered an accessory protein, since TnpC, encoded by a neighboring gene, is a DDE family transposase.) — translation MMRPDPKVKAVYLYPKPVDFRKSINGLAALVELDIKVAVFDPALFVFLNRTRNQVKILYWHRNGFCLWLKRLEAERFKTKPDAGDEAIELTVRELNQLLEGIDLWGNQPHKVLTPRFVT, via the coding sequence ATGATGCGTCCCGACCCCAAGGTCAAAGCCGTTTACCTTTACCCCAAGCCGGTCGATTTCCGCAAATCCATCAACGGTCTGGCCGCCTTGGTCGAGTTGGATATCAAGGTGGCGGTGTTCGACCCGGCGTTGTTCGTTTTTCTCAACCGCACGCGCAACCAAGTGAAAATTCTGTATTGGCATCGTAACGGTTTCTGTTTGTGGCTCAAGCGCTTGGAGGCCGAGCGGTTCAAGACCAAACCGGATGCCGGTGACGAAGCGATCGAGCTGACGGTGCGGGAATTGAATCAGTTGCTGGAGGGCATCGACCTCTGGGGCAATCAACCGCACAAGGTGCTGACACCACGTTTCGTGACTTGA
- a CDS encoding glutathione S-transferase, which produces MQLIYAAASPFARKVRVLAAETGLLDRIELLDTAVMPTTLNERVNAVNPLGKIPVLLTDDDEALYDSRVICEYLDTLHAGAKLLPSGAARWQVLRLAALADGLMDAALLARYERGVRPAELQWAAWLDGQLGKVQRSLAELERQVERLQGPLDLGQIGVACALGYLDFRFADLDWRAAYPGLAAFQQTFAQRASMLASAPV; this is translated from the coding sequence ATGCAACTGATCTACGCTGCGGCTTCACCCTTCGCCCGCAAGGTTCGCGTGCTGGCCGCGGAAACCGGCCTGCTGGACCGAATCGAACTGCTCGACACTGCCGTAATGCCGACCACGCTCAACGAGCGGGTCAATGCTGTCAATCCGCTGGGCAAGATTCCGGTGCTGCTGACCGATGACGATGAGGCACTGTACGACAGCCGGGTGATCTGCGAATACCTCGACACCCTGCACGCGGGGGCGAAGCTGCTGCCGAGCGGTGCTGCGCGCTGGCAGGTGCTGCGCCTGGCCGCACTGGCCGACGGCCTGATGGACGCGGCCCTGCTCGCGCGTTACGAGCGCGGTGTGCGCCCGGCCGAGCTGCAATGGGCGGCCTGGCTGGATGGCCAGCTAGGCAAGGTGCAGCGCTCCCTGGCGGAGCTGGAGCGCCAGGTCGAACGACTACAGGGCCCGCTCGACCTGGGGCAGATCGGCGTCGCCTGCGCGCTGGGCTACCTGGACTTCCGCTTCGCCGACCTCGACTGGCGCGCCGCTTATCCTGGTCTGGCCGCCTTCCAGCAGACCTTCGCCCAGCGCGCCTCCATGCTGGCCAGCGCGCCGGTGTGA
- a CDS encoding IS66 family transposase: MISVPEPLPDDPAALKQLLAEVLSSAQKLAKDKDGQIEHLREQNALLIQRLFGRKSEQTADPDSPQLEIFNEAESLTEAAPETTAEEIEEDVVAPVKRRGKRKPLPAELPRVEVIHELPEHELTCACGACKQVIGEETSEQLEIIPMQVRVIRHIRKTYACKACEAAPITADKPAQLIEKSLATPSVLAMLLTTKYADGIPLYRFEKVLHRHGIDIPRQTLARWVIQCGDYLQPLLNLMRDTLLDYPVLHCDETRVQVLKEPGRDPSSQSWMWVQTGGPPDRPVVLFDYTTSRAQDVPLRLLTGYCGYLMTDDYSGYNAVAAQAGIERLACWAHARRKFIEAQKVQPKGKTGRADMALNLINKLYGIERELKDACDAERLSARQQRSQPVLDQLKAWLDKAQLQVAGQTSLGKAVNYLANNWSRLERYIEGGNLPIDNNRAENAIRPFVIGRKNWLFSDTPKGATASAQIYSLIETAKANGQEPYAYLRHILERLPQVNSVEGYEALLPWNCSPAPAAS; this comes from the coding sequence ATGATTTCCGTGCCTGAACCCCTTCCTGACGACCCCGCAGCGCTCAAGCAATTGCTCGCTGAGGTGCTGTCTTCTGCACAGAAATTGGCCAAGGACAAGGACGGGCAGATCGAGCACCTGCGCGAACAAAACGCACTGCTGATCCAACGCCTGTTCGGTCGCAAATCCGAGCAGACGGCCGATCCTGACTCGCCGCAGTTGGAGATTTTCAACGAAGCCGAAAGCCTCACCGAAGCCGCGCCCGAAACTACTGCCGAAGAGATCGAGGAAGACGTCGTCGCGCCGGTCAAACGTCGTGGCAAGCGTAAACCACTGCCGGCTGAGTTGCCGCGCGTTGAGGTTATCCATGAGCTGCCCGAGCACGAGCTGACCTGTGCCTGCGGTGCTTGCAAGCAAGTGATCGGTGAGGAAACCAGCGAACAGCTGGAAATCATCCCGATGCAGGTGCGGGTCATCCGCCATATCCGTAAGACCTACGCCTGCAAAGCCTGCGAAGCCGCCCCGATCACCGCGGACAAGCCCGCGCAACTGATTGAGAAAAGCCTGGCTACGCCCAGCGTGTTGGCGATGCTGCTGACCACCAAGTACGCCGACGGCATCCCGCTGTACCGCTTCGAGAAAGTCCTCCATCGCCATGGCATCGACATCCCGCGGCAGACCCTGGCTCGCTGGGTGATCCAATGCGGTGACTATCTGCAACCCTTGCTCAACTTGATGCGCGACACGCTGCTGGATTATCCGGTGTTGCACTGCGACGAAACCCGGGTGCAGGTGCTCAAAGAACCGGGGCGCGACCCGAGCAGCCAATCCTGGATGTGGGTGCAAACCGGCGGCCCGCCAGACAGGCCGGTGGTCCTCTTCGACTACACAACCAGTCGTGCGCAGGACGTACCCTTGCGCCTGCTCACCGGCTATTGCGGTTATTTAATGACCGACGACTACTCCGGCTACAACGCCGTGGCCGCGCAAGCGGGCATCGAGCGGCTGGCCTGCTGGGCCCATGCGAGGCGCAAATTTATCGAGGCGCAGAAGGTGCAGCCTAAAGGCAAAACTGGGCGAGCCGACATGGCCCTGAACCTGATCAACAAACTCTACGGTATCGAGCGCGAGCTAAAAGACGCCTGCGACGCTGAACGCCTGAGCGCCCGCCAACAGCGCAGTCAACCCGTGCTCGACCAGCTCAAAGCCTGGCTCGACAAAGCTCAGCTGCAGGTCGCCGGACAGACCTCCCTGGGCAAGGCGGTGAACTACTTGGCCAACAACTGGAGCCGCCTGGAGCGCTACATCGAAGGCGGAAACCTGCCCATCGACAACAACCGCGCCGAGAACGCCATCCGCCCGTTCGTCATCGGCCGCAAAAACTGGCTGTTCAGCGACACACCCAAAGGCGCCACGGCCAGCGCACAGATCTATAGTCTGATCGAAACCGCCAAAGCCAATGGCCAAGAGCCCTACGCCTACCTGCGCCACATCCTTGAGCGCCTGCCTCAGGTCAACAGCGTCGAAGGCTACGAAGCGCTGTTGCCGTGGAACTGCTCGCCAGCGCCAGCTGCTTCCTGA
- a CDS encoding IS5-like element ISPst12 family transposase produces MRGLDLKQNELFSYTTLEQRIPNDHPLRPLRGLVDTVLASMDRDFDGLYSTLGRASIAPERLLRASLLQVIYTIRSERQLVEQIDFNLLFRWFVGLSMDERMWDHSTFSQNRDRLFNQDVARLFFQRIKSLAAWSEYASNEHFSVDGTLIDAWASHKSFIKKDGGDPPEDGTRNPDADFKGEKRSNATHQSTSDPEARLARKSNGDASRLAHMAHTMMEHRNGLIVDVECTEFNGRAEVEAALEMLERTAKPGSTVGADKNYDQKRFVQRARELKVTPHVAQKRKGSAIDGRTTRHPGYAASQKIRKRIEEGFGWLKTVGGLRKTKLIGRAKLSAQLLLGFSVYNLIRLGSLSGWWRGSHV; encoded by the coding sequence ATGCGTGGACTCGACCTCAAACAAAACGAGCTGTTCAGTTATACGACGCTGGAGCAGCGCATCCCGAACGATCACCCGCTGCGTCCCCTGCGAGGCCTGGTCGATACCGTTCTGGCTTCGATGGATCGGGACTTCGACGGGCTGTACTCCACCCTGGGACGGGCCTCGATTGCGCCGGAGCGGCTGCTGCGCGCCTCGTTGCTGCAGGTGATTTACACCATTCGCTCCGAGCGGCAGTTGGTCGAGCAGATTGATTTCAACCTGCTGTTTCGCTGGTTCGTCGGCTTGTCGATGGACGAGCGCATGTGGGATCACTCGACCTTCAGCCAGAACCGTGACCGCTTGTTCAACCAGGATGTAGCGCGGCTGTTCTTCCAGCGCATCAAGTCGCTGGCCGCATGGTCCGAGTACGCCAGCAACGAGCATTTCAGCGTCGATGGCACGCTGATCGACGCCTGGGCCTCGCACAAGTCCTTTATCAAGAAGGATGGCGGCGACCCACCGGAGGATGGCACGCGCAACCCCGATGCCGACTTCAAGGGCGAGAAGCGCAGCAACGCGACCCACCAATCGACCAGCGATCCCGAGGCCCGGCTGGCGCGCAAGAGCAATGGCGATGCCAGTCGTCTGGCGCACATGGCCCACACGATGATGGAGCACCGCAACGGTCTGATCGTGGATGTGGAATGCACCGAGTTCAATGGACGTGCCGAGGTAGAGGCGGCGCTGGAGATGCTGGAGCGCACGGCCAAGCCGGGCAGCACGGTAGGTGCAGACAAGAATTACGACCAGAAGCGTTTCGTGCAGAGGGCGCGCGAGCTGAAAGTGACACCGCATGTGGCGCAGAAGCGCAAGGGCAGCGCCATCGATGGGCGCACCACGCGGCATCCGGGGTATGCCGCCAGCCAGAAGATCCGCAAGCGGATCGAAGAAGGTTTTGGCTGGCTGAAGACGGTTGGCGGCCTGCGCAAGACCAAGCTGATCGGTCGCGCCAAGCTGAGTGCTCAGTTATTGCTGGGTTTCTCGGTCTACAACCTGATCCGACTGGGTAGCCTGTCGGGTTGGTGGCGAGGATCGCATGTATAG
- a CDS encoding bifunctional glycoside hydrolase 114/ polysaccharide deacetylase family protein produces the protein MAGLLSLAVAFFASTALAQPSSVAFWYADEPPLPELSQFEWVVVEPGHVSASDLAYLKAQGRTVFAYLSVGEYHGDLTAAGLKDAASSIRNSAWNSQVMDLEASAWRDYLLGRASALKGQGYDGVFLDTLDSFHLQPKAFQEPQRLALKSLLQQMHRREPELKLFFNRGFDVLPELPGVASAVAVESLYAGWDAAGGGYRQVPQSDRDWLLPHLDDARSKGIPVVAIEYLPPEQRKESRELAARLVREGFIPYITSPELNALGMSAIEVQPRRIGLVYDPREGEVEDNPGHIYLGGLLEYLGYRVDYWPADASLPQRSLKGLYAGVVVWMTSGAPEKRDIFEDWLNKRLDEQVPLAFFSGLPLDNDSLLSRLGIRTLSQPIADDAVLESHDAALVGGFEAPMRLRTRELPALTVTNPDVTQAAVALRSGERRYVPVATGSWGGFALTPYVFEEGLDHRRWIVDPFAFLQRAFALPPIPRPDTTTENGRRIATVHLDGDGFVSRAEVTGTPYSGIQVLDDFITPYSLLTSVSVIEGEVGPKGMYPHLARELEPIARKIFADPKVEVASHTFSHPFFWQPEKSSQREDFEAQYGYMMAIPGYKTLDMQREVVGARDYINQRLTTPEKPVKMIFWSGDAMPSAETLKLAYDSGLPNVNGGKTVLTNAYPSLTGLYPLIRPTPGGLHFYAPVINENVYTNLWTGPYYGFRGVQETFALTDSPRRLRGFHLYYHFYSGTKQASIRVMKQTYQAMVDSQPLSLWMSDYIQRVEGLYRASLAKRSDGAWLIRGLVGMRTLRLDPALGWPDLSRSDGVAGVRDLPQGRYVHLSGPTAVLVLRETRDPRPSLEEANIPLTAWRYNDDRNVTFSFEGEFPLTFSVRSDRACQVQVGSSRFQAKADKGIRHFELPMKRVRDGKLICNQ, from the coding sequence ATAGCCGGGCTTCTCAGCCTGGCCGTTGCGTTTTTCGCTAGTACAGCACTTGCCCAGCCCTCCAGCGTGGCTTTCTGGTACGCCGATGAGCCGCCGCTCCCCGAGCTTTCGCAGTTCGAGTGGGTGGTTGTTGAGCCCGGACATGTCTCCGCTTCCGACCTTGCCTATCTAAAGGCCCAGGGCCGCACGGTGTTCGCTTATCTGTCGGTCGGTGAATACCATGGTGATCTCACCGCGGCCGGCTTGAAGGACGCTGCCAGCAGCATCAGAAACAGTGCCTGGAACAGTCAGGTCATGGATCTTGAGGCATCCGCCTGGCGCGACTATCTTCTTGGTCGAGCCAGTGCTCTGAAAGGGCAAGGTTACGACGGCGTTTTTCTCGATACGCTGGACAGTTTCCATCTCCAACCCAAAGCCTTTCAGGAGCCGCAGCGCCTGGCCCTGAAAAGTCTTCTGCAGCAGATGCATCGCCGTGAGCCCGAACTCAAGTTGTTCTTCAATCGCGGCTTCGATGTTCTACCCGAGCTGCCGGGCGTCGCTTCTGCCGTGGCCGTAGAGTCCCTTTATGCAGGGTGGGACGCTGCAGGGGGCGGTTATCGCCAGGTGCCGCAGAGTGATCGCGACTGGTTGTTGCCGCACCTCGATGACGCACGGTCAAAAGGCATTCCGGTCGTGGCGATCGAATACCTGCCCCCAGAGCAGCGCAAGGAGTCACGCGAGCTTGCTGCGCGCCTGGTTCGTGAGGGCTTCATTCCCTACATCACGTCGCCTGAATTGAATGCGTTGGGGATGAGCGCCATCGAGGTCCAGCCACGTCGTATCGGTCTGGTCTACGACCCTCGGGAAGGCGAGGTCGAGGACAACCCGGGCCATATCTATCTTGGCGGGCTGCTCGAGTACCTGGGCTATCGCGTCGACTACTGGCCTGCCGATGCGTCGCTGCCGCAACGTTCGCTCAAGGGACTGTATGCCGGCGTCGTGGTATGGATGACCAGTGGTGCCCCGGAGAAGCGCGACATCTTCGAGGATTGGCTGAACAAGCGGCTCGATGAACAGGTACCGCTGGCTTTCTTTTCCGGTCTACCGCTGGACAACGACAGCCTGCTCAGCCGTCTTGGTATTCGCACCCTGTCGCAGCCGATTGCCGATGACGCCGTACTGGAATCACATGATGCCGCGCTGGTCGGTGGGTTCGAGGCACCCATGCGCTTGCGTACCCGGGAGCTGCCCGCGCTGACGGTTACCAATCCTGACGTGACCCAGGCCGCTGTGGCTCTGCGTAGCGGTGAGAGACGCTATGTACCGGTTGCGACGGGCAGTTGGGGTGGTTTTGCGCTGACGCCCTATGTGTTCGAAGAGGGGCTGGATCACCGTCGCTGGATCGTCGACCCCTTCGCTTTCCTCCAGCGCGCCTTCGCCTTGCCTCCCATCCCCAGACCTGACACGACGACGGAAAACGGCCGACGGATCGCCACCGTCCACCTCGATGGCGATGGTTTCGTTTCCCGCGCTGAAGTAACCGGTACGCCTTATTCCGGTATCCAGGTACTGGATGATTTCATCACCCCTTATTCGTTGCTGACTTCGGTTTCGGTGATCGAAGGCGAGGTCGGCCCCAAGGGCATGTATCCGCACCTGGCTCGCGAGCTGGAGCCGATCGCCCGCAAGATATTTGCCGACCCAAAGGTCGAGGTCGCCAGCCACACCTTCAGTCACCCGTTCTTCTGGCAGCCGGAGAAGTCGTCGCAGCGTGAGGACTTCGAGGCGCAGTACGGCTACATGATGGCCATTCCGGGCTACAAGACGCTGGACATGCAACGCGAGGTCGTGGGCGCGCGCGACTACATCAACCAGCGCCTGACCACGCCTGAGAAGCCGGTGAAGATGATCTTCTGGTCGGGTGATGCCATGCCCAGTGCCGAGACGCTCAAGCTGGCGTATGACAGCGGTCTGCCCAACGTCAACGGCGGCAAAACGGTTCTGACCAATGCCTACCCTTCGCTGACCGGCCTCTATCCGTTGATTCGCCCAACCCCCGGAGGCCTGCACTTCTATGCGCCGGTGATCAACGAGAACGTCTATACGAATCTATGGACGGGGCCCTACTACGGCTTCCGTGGTGTGCAGGAAACCTTCGCGCTGACCGACAGCCCGCGCCGGCTACGTGGCTTTCACCTGTATTACCACTTCTACTCGGGGACCAAGCAGGCCTCCATTCGGGTGATGAAGCAGACTTATCAGGCCATGGTGGACAGCCAGCCGCTGTCGCTGTGGATGAGCGATTACATTCAGCGCGTAGAGGGCCTTTACCGAGCGAGCCTGGCCAAGCGTAGCGATGGCGCGTGGTTGATCAGGGGGCTGGTGGGCATGCGTACGTTGCGTCTCGACCCGGCTCTGGGCTGGCCCGATCTGTCGCGTTCCGATGGGGTTGCGGGTGTGCGAGATCTGCCGCAGGGGCGATACGTGCACCTCAGTGGGCCTACGGCCGTGCTGGTGCTGCGCGAAACGCGTGATCCGCGTCCGTCTCTGGAGGAGGCCAACAT
- a CDS encoding Druantia anti-phage system protein DruA, producing MSSFTSGIVRENEPTEAGTADSLRLDSGGEADEIARHKLSENVHQSWLRCRTAAESGDKEVIRNFHLAAKQWDKSVDYSALRLKLKKYRNYFPSGGLIDPGKIDPELVLVGPRSLEEDLFKVTRGYWSMPYSKGYGRRLRFLVIDRYHEAVIGIIGLQSPSADLSCRDKYLGVAKNKKLEIVNNTLDAYTIGASPVYASLLGGKLVAGFLHSTVIRQSYWRSYGRKMTTQLNQRVHQPLLAITTASAFGRSSIYNRLRDGHGALAKSLGYTKGYGTIHLEELYPQLVSWLKSIGRHVPAGFGNGPKVRWQNIVRALLELELPREYLSHGICREVFIFELVNNLREVCQHGVTPDIKAFDDSEWSEYWRERWCLPRALRDERWKNVDSYQLMDEALKDSARSAIS from the coding sequence ATGAGTTCTTTCACGTCAGGCATCGTTAGAGAAAATGAGCCGACAGAAGCGGGCACAGCGGATTCTCTTCGTCTTGATTCGGGCGGTGAGGCTGATGAGATAGCCCGTCACAAATTGTCTGAGAATGTCCATCAGTCATGGTTGCGCTGTCGTACGGCTGCGGAAAGTGGCGATAAGGAAGTTATCCGTAATTTCCATCTTGCAGCGAAGCAATGGGATAAGTCTGTGGACTATTCTGCTCTCCGACTGAAGCTGAAGAAATATAGGAATTATTTTCCTAGTGGTGGACTGATTGATCCAGGAAAAATTGATCCTGAGTTGGTTTTGGTTGGTCCACGTAGTCTAGAGGAAGATTTATTTAAAGTAACTCGTGGCTATTGGTCTATGCCTTACTCGAAGGGCTATGGCCGTCGGCTTCGTTTCCTGGTAATTGATAGATATCATGAAGCAGTTATTGGGATAATAGGGCTGCAGTCTCCCTCGGCTGATTTGTCATGCCGAGATAAGTACTTGGGGGTGGCTAAAAATAAGAAGCTAGAAATTGTAAATAATACGCTTGATGCTTACACAATTGGTGCCTCACCAGTTTATGCCTCTCTTCTTGGTGGTAAATTAGTAGCTGGTTTCTTGCACTCGACTGTTATAAGGCAGAGTTATTGGCGGAGTTATGGTCGAAAAATGACCACCCAACTTAATCAGCGCGTGCATCAGCCTTTGCTTGCGATTACGACTGCAAGTGCCTTCGGGCGTAGCTCAATTTATAATAGGCTTCGTGATGGTCATGGGGCGCTCGCTAAATCGCTTGGGTATACGAAGGGTTACGGAACTATCCACTTAGAGGAGTTGTATCCTCAGTTGGTTAGTTGGCTGAAAAGTATTGGGCGTCATGTTCCGGCAGGCTTTGGAAACGGCCCCAAAGTACGTTGGCAGAATATTGTCAGGGCTCTATTAGAGCTTGAGTTGCCGCGAGAGTATTTGTCTCATGGTATATGCAGAGAAGTCTTCATCTTTGAGCTGGTAAATAACCTCCGAGAGGTTTGTCAGCATGGTGTAACTCCAGACATAAAAGCTTTTGATGATTCGGAATGGTCAGAGTACTGGAGGGAGCGCTGGTGCCTCCCTCGGGCACTTCGTGACGAGCGTTGGAAGAATGTCGACTCATATCAGTTGATGGATGAGGCGCTAAAAGATTCCGCACGAAGCGCTATTTCTTGA